A DNA window from Flavisolibacter ginsenosidimutans contains the following coding sequences:
- a CDS encoding TonB-dependent receptor, which produces MRTLLLFLLVSLAAAANAQTISGSAKDDAGAPLSGATVALVKAKDTSVVKLAVAGGNGTYSFNSINQGTYRVMVSHVGYNPALSPSFSVANDNVTAPALTATKASSDLKGVTVSARKPMVEVRADKTVLNVEGTINAAGSDGLELLRKSPGVTVDKDENLSVNGKNGVQVYVDGRPTPLSGSDLANFLKSMQSSQIESIEIITNPSAKYEAAGNAGIINIRLKKNKAYGVNGSVTAGYAIGVFPKYNGSFNLNYRNKAWNLYGTYSVSKGLNHNPIELYRTVADTVFDGKGYFRYDNQNHNLKLGADYTLDKKSSVGVLLTGTISDPEVSNYNRTVISPKSTGIPDRVLVADNHSNLKRDNYNLNLNYNYLDAAGKNLTLNFDNGYYDNHNDQYQPNYYYTPDERTITRSVIYQMIAPTKIHINSGKVDYEQNAWGGKLGLGGKISFVNTDNDFQRYDVIGGVNTLDQDRSNRFQYKENINAVYANWNRAYKGVMVQAGLRVENTNNKGTSDGQTKAGSGYQPWSSSFERNYTNFFPSAAVTFNKNPMNQWSLTYSRRIDRPAYQDLNPFEFKLDEYTYMKGNIDLRPQFTNSYGITRIYKYRLTTTLNYSHISDLFAQVPDTVEKSKSILTKRNLAQQDVFSLNVSYPFQYKAYSLFANLNANYSMYKANLEGRKIDLNAVGGTLYMQNTLRFAKVWTAELSGVYVAPSVFMGTLKSKGMGGLDLGLQKQIFKGNGTIKVSGTDLLHTFRFRGTSDFAGQKLNVLARWESQQFKVNFTWRFGSTTVKAAKQKAGASEDEKKRAEQQGGGFGVGSGNN; this is translated from the coding sequence ATGAGAACACTGCTCCTCTTCCTCCTTGTCAGTTTGGCCGCTGCGGCAAATGCCCAAACGATCTCCGGTTCGGCCAAAGACGATGCCGGCGCACCGCTTTCCGGCGCTACGGTGGCGCTTGTAAAAGCAAAAGATACATCGGTCGTAAAACTGGCCGTTGCGGGTGGCAACGGTACTTATTCATTTAACAGCATTAACCAGGGCACATACCGCGTAATGGTGAGCCACGTGGGTTACAATCCGGCTTTGTCGCCTTCGTTTTCGGTGGCAAACGATAACGTAACCGCACCAGCACTCACCGCCACCAAAGCCTCCAGCGATTTGAAAGGCGTTACCGTATCGGCACGCAAACCCATGGTGGAAGTGCGGGCCGACAAAACCGTTTTAAACGTAGAAGGCACTATCAACGCCGCGGGTTCTGACGGCCTTGAACTTCTGCGCAAGTCGCCCGGCGTTACCGTGGACAAAGACGAAAATCTTTCTGTAAACGGCAAGAACGGCGTACAGGTTTACGTGGATGGCCGTCCTACACCGCTGTCGGGATCTGATCTGGCCAATTTTTTAAAGTCCATGCAATCTTCGCAAATCGAATCCATTGAAATCATTACCAATCCTTCGGCTAAATATGAAGCCGCAGGCAACGCCGGCATCATCAACATTCGTTTGAAAAAGAACAAAGCTTACGGTGTGAACGGGTCGGTGACGGCCGGTTATGCCATTGGTGTGTTTCCAAAATACAACGGCAGCTTTAACCTGAACTACCGCAATAAGGCCTGGAATCTGTACGGCACGTACAGCGTATCGAAAGGATTAAACCACAACCCAATTGAACTGTACCGCACCGTGGCCGATACCGTCTTTGACGGCAAAGGTTATTTCCGTTACGACAACCAAAACCACAACCTGAAACTGGGTGCCGATTACACGCTGGATAAGAAGTCGTCGGTTGGTGTTTTGCTTACCGGTACGATTTCAGATCCTGAGGTGAGCAATTACAACCGCACCGTGATTTCGCCCAAATCAACCGGCATTCCCGACAGAGTTCTTGTGGCCGACAACCATTCAAACCTGAAGCGCGACAACTACAACCTGAACCTGAATTACAATTACCTGGATGCCGCCGGCAAAAACCTGACGTTGAACTTCGACAACGGTTATTACGACAACCACAACGATCAGTACCAGCCAAACTATTATTATACGCCGGATGAAAGAACAATCACTCGTTCGGTGATTTACCAAATGATTGCGCCGACAAAGATTCACATCAATTCGGGCAAGGTAGATTACGAACAAAATGCCTGGGGCGGCAAGCTTGGTTTGGGCGGAAAAATTTCGTTTGTAAATACCGACAACGATTTTCAACGCTACGACGTGATCGGTGGTGTAAATACGTTGGACCAAGACCGCAGCAACCGTTTTCAATACAAAGAAAACATCAACGCCGTTTACGCCAACTGGAACCGTGCATACAAAGGCGTGATGGTGCAGGCCGGCTTGCGGGTAGAAAATACCAACAACAAAGGCACCTCGGACGGACAAACAAAAGCGGGTAGTGGTTATCAGCCGTGGTCTTCATCATTTGAAAGAAACTACACCAATTTCTTCCCCAGCGCAGCCGTTACGTTTAACAAAAACCCGATGAACCAATGGAGCCTCACGTACAGCCGCCGCATTGACCGTCCGGCTTACCAGGACCTGAATCCGTTTGAATTCAAACTGGACGAATACACATACATGAAGGGTAACATTGATTTACGTCCGCAGTTCACCAACAGCTACGGCATTACACGGATTTACAAATACCGTTTAACAACAACGTTGAACTACAGCCATATTTCGGACTTATTTGCGCAAGTGCCCGACACGGTAGAAAAATCCAAGTCAATTTTGACCAAAAGAAACCTGGCGCAGCAAGACGTGTTCAGCCTGAACGTAAGCTATCCGTTTCAATACAAAGCCTACAGCCTTTTTGCCAACCTGAATGCCAATTACTCGATGTACAAAGCCAACCTTGAAGGACGCAAGATTGATTTGAACGCAGTGGGCGGCACGTTGTACATGCAAAACACCTTGCGCTTTGCCAAAGTGTGGACGGCCGAGTTAAGCGGTGTGTATGTTGCGCCAAGCGTCTTTATGGGCACACTTAAATCAAAAGGCATGGGCGGCTTGGACCTTGGATTGCAAAAGCAGATTTTCAAGGGCAACGGTACCATCAAAGTTTCCGGCACGGATCTTTTGCACACGTTCCGTTTCCGCGGCACCTCCGATTTTGCCGGTCAAAAACTGAATGTCCTGGCCCGCTGGGAATCACAGCAGTTTAAGGTGAACTTTACCTGGCGCTTTGGCAGCACAACCGTAAAAGCGGCCAAGCAAAAAGCCGGCGCTTCGGAAGACGAGAAGAAAAGAGCCGAGCAGCAAGGCGGCGGCTTCGGTGTGGGCTCCGGCAACAATTAA
- a CDS encoding Crp/Fnr family transcriptional regulator produces MFELLFQKFDEKVHLTEDEKVLCKTFFLPKKLRKRQYLLQEGDVCKYIAFVEKGMLRSYSVDEKGSEHIIQFAFEGWWISDQYSFLTTEASPYNIDALEDAELLLLSKASEEQLLERIPKMERYFRILLQNNLIATQRRLVSSLSHTAEEKYNELIQGCPTIPQRVPQHMMASYLGITPETLSRIRRKLASGERN; encoded by the coding sequence ATGTTTGAACTCCTCTTTCAGAAATTTGACGAAAAGGTTCATCTTACCGAAGACGAAAAAGTGCTTTGCAAAACATTTTTCCTTCCCAAGAAACTGCGCAAGCGGCAATACCTGTTGCAGGAAGGCGATGTATGCAAATACATTGCTTTTGTTGAAAAGGGAATGCTTCGTTCCTATTCGGTGGATGAAAAAGGAAGCGAACACATTATCCAGTTTGCCTTTGAAGGCTGGTGGATCAGCGACCAATATTCTTTTCTTACAACCGAAGCCTCGCCGTACAATATTGATGCGTTGGAAGATGCGGAACTGTTGTTGCTGAGTAAAGCGTCCGAAGAACAACTGCTGGAGCGCATTCCCAAAATGGAACGCTATTTCCGTATTCTGCTGCAAAACAATTTAATTGCGACGCAACGGCGTTTGGTCAGTTCGTTAAGCCACACGGCCGAAGAAAAATACAACGAACTGATTCAAGGTTGTCCAACCATTCCGCAACGTGTGCCGCAGCACATGATGGCTTCCTATCTTGGCATCACTCCCGAAACCCTGAGCCGCATCCGGCGAAAGTTGGCCAGCGGCGAACGCAACTAA
- a CDS encoding NADPH-dependent F420 reductase yields MAKTSIAIIGATGNMGSAIAKALAKGPYRLLLFASDKEKLEALKNNIIAATPSADLECTGCPVDASWEADVIIPAVPYGAEKEVVEKIKSVATQKIVISIANPLNESYNGLVTAPGTSAAEELQKLLPDSKVVKAFNTTYAADFAQPVINGQQVDAFVAGNDDEAVDMAKELVETAGFHPIVAGELTVSRTLEAMQLMLIQLTIKNNYNWLAGFKILHNHQ; encoded by the coding sequence ATGGCAAAGACAAGCATCGCAATCATTGGAGCCACGGGCAACATGGGTTCAGCCATTGCAAAAGCACTGGCAAAAGGTCCTTACCGCCTGCTTCTGTTTGCGTCTGATAAAGAAAAGCTGGAAGCTTTAAAGAACAACATTATAGCCGCAACGCCTTCGGCAGATTTGGAATGCACGGGCTGCCCCGTGGACGCAAGCTGGGAAGCCGATGTCATTATTCCCGCCGTGCCTTACGGCGCGGAAAAAGAAGTGGTCGAAAAAATCAAAAGCGTGGCAACGCAGAAAATCGTCATCAGCATTGCCAACCCGTTAAACGAAAGCTACAACGGACTGGTAACGGCGCCCGGCACAAGCGCAGCGGAAGAATTACAAAAGTTGCTGCCCGATTCGAAGGTGGTAAAAGCCTTTAACACAACCTACGCTGCCGATTTTGCGCAGCCCGTCATCAACGGACAGCAAGTGGATGCCTTTGTTGCCGGCAACGACGACGAAGCCGTTGACATGGCAAAAGAGCTTGTAGAGACGGCAGGCTTTCATCCAATTGTTGCGGGTGAGTTAACCGTGAGCCGCACGTTGGAAGCCATGCAGCTAATGCTTATTCAGCTCACCATCAAAAACAACTACAACTGGCTCGCCGGTTTTAAAATTTTACACAATCATCAATAA
- a CDS encoding DoxX family protein translates to MKSLFKTNENNWSALIARLALAFVVFPHGAQKLFGWFGGSGFQGTMTYMTTQGGLPFIIALLVILIESIAALMVLFGFATRIAALGIFGLFTIIAVQYHAANGFFMNWFGNQKGEGIEYFIILLGLALALIVSGGGKASADAALVPVKNRQ, encoded by the coding sequence ATGAAATCCTTGTTCAAAACAAATGAAAATAATTGGTCGGCTTTGATTGCCCGCCTGGCACTGGCATTTGTCGTGTTTCCGCACGGCGCACAAAAACTTTTTGGCTGGTTCGGCGGCAGCGGCTTCCAGGGAACCATGACCTACATGACCACGCAAGGCGGCCTTCCTTTCATCATCGCCCTTCTTGTGATCTTAATTGAAAGCATTGCAGCCCTGATGGTACTCTTTGGCTTTGCCACCCGCATTGCGGCACTCGGCATTTTTGGCCTGTTCACCATCATTGCCGTTCAGTACCACGCGGCAAACGGATTTTTTATGAACTGGTTTGGCAACCAGAAAGGCGAAGGCATTGAATATTTCATCATTCTCCTGGGCCTTGCTCTTGCCCTCATCGTCAGCGGCGGCGGCAAAGCCAGCGCCGATGCGGCTCTCGTTCCCGTGAAAAACAGACAATAA
- a CDS encoding YceI family protein → MKKFIISAAAVFTLLAFTTVSNWNADNAHSKLTFTVTHLGIADVSGLFKNFDAKLNTTKDDFSDAQFELSADVASINTEVEARDNHLKSPDFFDAAKYPKLTFKSTAVKPVGKNQYKLTGDLTMHGITKPVTLDLLYRGTVENPMSKKPTSGFQVTGIVKRSDFGIGEKFPATMLSDEVRIKADGEFTKQ, encoded by the coding sequence ATGAAGAAGTTTATCATTTCCGCGGCAGCCGTTTTCACGCTGCTTGCTTTTACCACCGTTAGCAACTGGAATGCGGACAACGCACATTCGAAATTGACTTTCACCGTCACGCACCTCGGCATTGCCGACGTATCGGGCCTGTTCAAAAATTTTGACGCAAAGCTCAATACAACCAAAGATGATTTTAGCGATGCGCAGTTTGAACTCAGCGCCGATGTGGCTTCCATCAACACAGAAGTGGAAGCAAGAGACAATCACCTGAAAAGCCCTGATTTTTTTGACGCGGCCAAATACCCGAAACTCACGTTCAAGAGCACGGCCGTTAAACCCGTTGGAAAAAATCAATACAAGCTCACGGGTGATTTAACCATGCACGGCATCACCAAACCGGTAACGCTTGATTTGCTTTATCGCGGTACGGTAGAAAACCCGATGTCGAAAAAACCAACGTCTGGCTTCCAGGTAACGGGCATCGTTAAACGTTCTGATTTCGGCATCGGCGAAAAATTCCCGGCAACCATGCTCAGCGACGAAGTGCGCATTAAAGCCGATGGCGAGTTTACAAAACAATAA